The Pempheris klunzingeri isolate RE-2024b chromosome 15, fPemKlu1.hap1, whole genome shotgun sequence genome contains the following window.
CACATCGTGAGAAGGTGAAAAGCACAGGCTGTGAGCAGGATTCAGACCCGTGACACCTTACCCACGAGCGGTTCTTGGATAAACTTAACCGAGCTGCTGCGGTGCCGTGGTCTTACTTGTGAACCAGAGCCCTGTAGGCGGTGAAGTACGGGATCCCTATGGCGGCACCCTGGCAGAAGTCTAAAGCATCGGGTAGCTTGTGGACACAGTCGTCTGCTGCTATGGTATACTCTGCATAACCTCCAGACTCTGTGGCTGTGGTGAAGACACGGTCTCCTgcctggaaaacacacattcacaatggAAGAGATGCTACCACTGCACACTATACATGCCCTCTCGCCTAAACTAGTCTAGTCTGTGTGTCTGGCCGCaaataaatgtccataaatCAGCTTCAAATCATGGAAAAATATTGTTCCTTCTGACTCAAGAACTTGCcacacttttatttcttatcaCACTTTTAGGTTTTCTTAAGTATCAAGGTTAACTGGTGACAGTTGTCTGTGCATCCAAGGGTACATTGTAAACAGGAAGTACTAATAACTAATACGGCATACTTTTAATGGCCAAAATGTCATCAGATACAGCCTGGAGTTGCTGGATAGTGTTCACAGTAGATCCCAGAGTGGATGCACTCTGATCAAAGCTGTACACTCTGGAGAACATCACCATTATTCTTTCTTAACTCTAGCTGTGCCAGCTTCCTCCTTTAAGCCTGTTTTGTAATCAGTGATGGAGCACTCCCTGcagacacagtcacacttaACACAGAAACATCAAGGCTGCCACACGGTCTGATAAACAGAGTGAAATTAATTTGCACTGATCCATTCCCTGTTTCACCGGCCATGGCATCATGCTTCCCAAACCTTTACTGCAGTGACTCCCTCTCCAACGGTTTCCACCACTCCGGCTACGTCTGTGCCGGGTGTGTACGGCAGGGTGGGCTTCCGGGCATACGTCCCAGCCCGGATGTAGGTTTCCACAGGGTTCACGCCACAGGCGCCTACACGAATCAACACCTGCAGCGGAGAGAGGACCGTCATGTAATATATGTTAGACGGAGAACTGCATGTGCAAGAGGACATGTGGGAGAagacaaaaacatccaaacaacCAAATGCCAAGCACAATGGACAGCACGTGCTCCTTTATGTTTGTCCTGTAACTGCAATAGCTGAAATCCTTTAAAGTCACAACATCTTGTATATGTTGCTTCtgcaagaaggttccaggttctaATCCGCTGGCTGGCAGGATTGTGGTTTcagccttgaacctttctgtgtggacttTGCATGTTCTCACCTCAATCTGCTCTGAATTTATTATGTTGAAGCACCAaatgtatgtattatattttgagATAAGTTGATGTTCCCTTGGCAATCTCTTTATATTGTTACAATGTCTGTTAAATCAAGTTGCCatacttgtttatttgtgtattttctcaataaaaaaacaaaacaaaacgttgcatgttctccctgtgcttgtgtggcaccccccctccccctgtgACCCTTAATAACcaagggatggatggatggatattccTGACACAAACCCTTTATCAACACTTTGTGACCAATGCATCCAAAGACAATCACACCTGACTGCCTGCATCAACCCACTACACAGTTTATTCATGGAGGAGTATAGACATGGCTGAGTGTCTGCTGCAGCCTGCCGGGTGTGCTGTCATGTTCAGGTCACCTGTTTGAGTCCGGGCTGTGGGACGGGCACATCTGAGCGCAGCCTGAGCACCGTGGGGACTCCGAACTCACTCACTCTGATGGCTCTCATCAGCCTGCAGCTCGACATCTCTGCTCACGTTTGTGAAGCAATGGCGTCACATaccagacagagcagagagagcacgAGATGTTCGAGGAGAAGTCCGAACCACGTCAGATTACTGACTGTAACAAGAGCGGCTTACACGTGCTGCAGCGCCTCCAGCTGGACCGGAGGGGCCACTGCAGATCCACATATTTATATTCACTGAATTTCTTCCTCGGCAAATACGCTCTAAAGAGTCCACTTAtcgtagcttctcttcttttgctccattttccaaatgataaaaacacaaacgaaGAGAAGCTtgtggaaatgaaataaacagtgCCGAACGCTGcaagtgtgttccaccaatcagcgttCTTCAGCACAGAGCCACGCCCCTCAAGAATTCCGGGAATCTGAAAAGTTCCTCCTCGCTACTAGGTACCTTTTCcggggaaagtttggggttgagggaaagttttttccCCGGGTAATTTCGGTGGAAACGGTTTTTCAAAATTccgggtaaatgagaaaagtagTAGAGTAGAGGTCAGGCGGCCGATGAGCGCCGATTTAAATCGATTTGAACTGCAGATTGACTACTTTGGTCTGACAGCCTGACGTCACATCCGTTTAGGTATCGCCGACTGCTAAATGCGGAAATGTGCAAGGGGCGGATGTATACAGCAGCGCAGGGCTTATCCACATGAGCGGAGGGTCACGAAAGCAGTTCAAACACACGGTGGAGGACTGTTACCCAAGCTGCACACCCTGACCCGGTCTGCGGAGTGCGGACAGTGCGCTCACGTTGAATTATGGTGTCGCGCCGTGAAGACAGTTTTTTTCCTCAGGCTTTTCCAGAGTAAGAAGTGCTCCGATGTGCTTGGTGCCTACAGCCAGGTGACCGGTGACTGCCAGCTGACAGACAACCCGGTgcctcactttgttttttttactgaaaatggCAGCAAGGAGCAGATACCTGCTGCACGGTGTGTTCAGGGGACTCCGCTGTCGCAGCTCAGCTCGGACCTCCTGCCAAGGGCGCAGCCTGCTGTGGAGACCTCTGGTCAGGCATGTGAGCTGCTCATCCGGACTCTGCAGGTCTGCTCCCCCCACCGCAGGTACATCACTGAGATGAGGCGATCATGTTCAGAACTGGTAGATTACACTTCAGTGACTGTGGTTCTTGCATCTGGACTCTGCAGGCTCCACGAAAAGTCCTGCAACGGAATGATCCACTCAAGTGTTCCATTCAGCCTAAATATACAGTGTCTCATATGGATGAAATCATTATCACAACATCCATATAGTTTTATCAAGGCCTATTAAATGTATACAAAACCACATGAAATAATCAAACTTATAAGCAAGTAGCTGTGTTTTACTGGCACCTTTTCCTTGgaatcattcatttgtttggCATCACATGATCATACAGTCACCAACTGCCCCAGTCGTCTTCCAACACTGATctttattctgctgctgctccaggtcCCAGCAGTTTGTCCTTCAGGAGTCACACCTGTGGTGAGCTGAGATCAGATCATGTCGGAGAGCAGGTCACTCTGTGTGGCTGGGTCCAGTACCTCAGGTAATGTTCTCTCGCTCCTCTGgacttcctgtcagctcttTGCTTTCCCTCTCTGTTGTTAAATTCATGTTACCGGCTGTTGTTCTTTTGCAAAGCCAGGGCTCGAGCTCTACCGGAGTGGGTTGTTTTTCTCCCACATACAAAACGTGTGTTTTACCGTTGTTTCTGCCTCCAACAGGCACGACCTGTTTGCCATCCTGAGAGACTTCAGCGGCTTGACACAAGTTCTAATTCCTCAAGAAGAGGTAGGGAcggaaataattcaaatactACAACACGAGTCTGTCAATACGATCTCAACAAATGATAAAGAAATTGGAAATAATTCAAAGCTATTAAAAATAACGTCAAATTATTAACTGTGTTTTACTTGAgtttaacccttttttttttttttacctgtgttTTAAGTCTGCAAGTGACTTGAAAGCCGTGCTGCGTGATCTCACCGCCGAGTCGGTCATCAAGGTTACAGGAACAGTCAGACAACGACCAGCGGGACAGGAGAACAAGGTTTGTGTGTCACAGTAGATATTAGACTTCTTCTTACTCACATGAGAACATTTAGAGCTGCTAAACCAtaagaacaaaaaaactgtttgtatGGTACTAATGCAAGATGTACTGACCATCCAGTTGTGGCTTGAATACAATATCAGGTCACTTAAAGACAAAGACCAGATGCGGTTTCACTCCTGATTGTGAATCACTTTATTTCTTCGTTTTATTTGTTGTAATCTAAATCTTTCAATACTTGCACACCTTttgaaagaaaacatattttcgGGCGAAAGGACAGAAGTGATGGAGGCCCAGGTCTAGTGTGGCTTGATTGACACCTCCCACCTTAAAGAAGCAGGATTTAAACAGTATTTTGAGCTAAATGGTGAATGGACTGCACTTGTATAGCACCCTTCAAGTCTTTTTGGCTACTAAAAAGTGCCTTAACGCTACATCCACAGAGGGAAGCTGCCTTCAGGAGAAAACTAatcattcacatgcacacactaatACACTGAGGCACAGCTTCAGGGGCAAGATGGGGTTCAGTTtcttgtccaaggacacttcaacatgcgGACTGGAGGAGGATCAAACCCTTCATCCTCTGATTGCGGAcaacccgctctacctctgagccacagtcacCCCCTCCTCTGAAGTATTTGAAGTAGGCATTTCTTATTCAGAGTGCTCCAACTTCTCGCTCTGCTGTATCCACACCAACAGAAAATGCCGACAGGAGACATAGAAGTCCTGGCTGAGAGTGTGGAGGTTTTCAATGTGTGCCGAAAGCTGCCGTTTGAAATGAAAGACTTTGTCAAAGTAAGTAGCTTTACGTGCATGTGAACTAGTTTTCAAATGCTCATTCGTGTAATATTGCTGTTAACAGTCATGGATGATTGAGTTTTTATGGTTTCGTGGTTCAGAAATCGGAGTCTCTGCGGATGCAGTACCGCTACCTGGATCTGAGGTCCTTTCAAATGCAGAAGAACCTCAGACTGAGATCTCAgctggtgatgaagatgagagaATACCTCTGTAATGTGCATGGTACGGAGAGCGGGAGTTTAGTAGAATTAGAGGACGCAGGAaacccataaaaaaaaatacaatcataCAATCAGAACACAAACCGATAGTAGAAGCCAGGTCTTTCTGACTGAACCACGCCTGAAGTCTCTAactatctcttttttttttctcatttgtagGTTTTGTGGATGTGGAAACTCCTACCTTGTTTAAAAGAACACCAGGAGTAAGGCCATCCCCTTAAAGATTTCAGTTATGCCGACTTCAGAGAATCAAAGAGTGTGTCTCCTAGTCTGTGCCGTGTTATCAattagaggaaaaaagagatgaTCATTTTGTAAGAGCGGTGTCAGACACATGATGCTCAGACATTCTTTTGCGTTTCAGGGAGCCAAAGAGTTCGTGGTTCCATCCAGAGAGCCGGGTCGGTTTTACTCCCTTCCCCAGAGTCCACAGCAGTTCAAGCAGCTCCTAATGGTGGCTGGTGTAGATAGGTGGGTGAAGACTCTAACCCTAATCCCGTTTTTCCAGTGGCAGTCTGACTGATGGTTGCAGTGTTACAGGAAGACCAGTGCCTGTGCCATCTGCACGACACTCATCACATCTTTGTTGTTAATCCAAAGAAGCCTATTAGAGTGTAGAAGCCTCAGGGGTTGGATCTAACAACCCCTTAAACTAGTGGCTATAATAAATGTGATGACAGAACTTACAGATAATTATAAGCTGAATCTACAGCTCCTCTTTGCTTTATGGAGCTTCAGAGTGAGTTTCTGCTCTTTGTTAGCCGTCCAGCTACTTTACTCGCTTGGCATCATTTCAAGCAGTAGCACACGGCAGTTTGTAATGAAACATCTCTACAAACCCACTTTAAACTATAATATCTGTCTGCCCGCTGttgtaaagtgtaaaaaaatgtGTCTCTTACTCTGCAAAGTAATTGGTAACTCCGGATGTGTCAGTAGTGGACTACtaagtggagtagaagtatgaaTATGCTCACTCTGCAGTGCAAAGCCTCCACGCTCTGACTGTACGCTCCCATATTTGATCTACAGCGCTAATGTTTTACTGCTTTGGTTCACTGTGCTACGACCAAGAAGCATGCAGTGACCAGCGGCCTCTTTGTCCTTTGCTGCCACTCCGTCAGGTACTTCCAGATGGCCCGATGCTACCGCGACGAAGGCTCCAAACCAGACCGGCAGCCTGAGTTCACCCAGGTAACGCTTCCTCTGGTAGTCACATATCCGTGTCGAAGTGCTGACTGTGATTCTATTAGTGCTGCTTTGGTTCCAGTTCCCCTCCGTGCTTAGTCCTAGTGTTGACTTGGACCTAATAGCTGGTTTTACAGCCCTGACCTGTGTCCTTTCCTCATCTCTCCCAGGTAGACATAGAAATGTCTTTTGTGGACCAGGCAGGTATCATGTCCCTGGTGGAGGGCTTGTTACAGTACTCCTGGCCCGCAGAGAAAGGTCTCATTAAGGCTCCTTTCCAAACCATGACATATGAAGAGGCCATGAGGGACTACGGTGTGGACAAGCCTGATACCAGATTCACTATGAAGGTGATGACTGCATATCAGACCATTCTTCCTGGTTTTTGGGTCTTTTTCAGCAGCAAAGAATTAATGTTGTTGTATCACTATTGTATGTTATTGGATTACTTTGGGTACTATTTGATCTTGAGTATTGTGTTGCTGCTACTTGAGATGAACTTTGTTGAGTCTTTTTGGATGATCTCATAATTTTTAATGTACATATTTGCTAATTTACTACAAACCGATTTCATATATATTTCAAGTATTATAGTATagaacagtacagtacaggatACCTGtgttgtttacatccatgttcaCTAGCTCGCAGTGTACTTGCTTTGAAGCATATTTCATTGTGTTATAGCCACCAGTAGATCATTCCTGCAAGCCCGTTGACGGGCATGCGTCACACATCCCGTTGAGCTCactttgttttcatctctgtcCGAATCCCTGTCTTTCTTCttatctgtccgtctgtctgtccagctgaTAGACCTCAGTGAAGATTTCTTATCGACAGAAGTTGAATTCCTCAGATCAGCGCTGAGTCAGCCAGGAGGCTCTGTCCAGGCCATCTGTGTCCCCGGCGGGACGGTAAGAACAAAACTGTTTCCTGTTGAAAGAAATCCATCAGACCATACTCGCATGCATTCAGTGTGAGGTACAGTAATCCTgcaaatgaaaattaaaaaaactatgTGTATAAGTAAGAGGTTTGCTGCTATGTGTTGTGCCCTTGTCGACCCCCTTTCTGTCCGTCTCAAACGATATTCTGTGTCGtgtgtctgacaacagaaaCGATTCGCTGGGAAAGATttagaaaaactgaaacaaacagcGAAGACTCAGTTCGGCCAGGTAGGTTTGCCTCTCTTCTTCCTTACTTTCACTTTTGTATTGTCTTGTGATTGTGAAAAGTTTGTGAGGCCACCATTTCATGTTCTGTCAGTGTCTCGTCGTCTTGTACTAATAATTATAAAAGGCAATATTGGAAATAAGGAAATACTGTAAAAGTGACTGAATTGTAGCTAAAAGTAATCATAATGTACATGAAGGTGGTATCCACACACAGTATTACTGCAGTACGTGCAGTATTACTGTGTCGACATGCAGTGTTTTCTCACCgtgtcttttttcctcccttgcataTATTTTGTCCCAAGGAGCTCAGCGTGGTGCTGGTCAAAGCAGACGGCACACTGAAGTCTCCCCTAAAGAAGTTTTTGTCTGTCTCAGCCAcagaagagctgctgcagaggactGGGGCCAAACCAGGAGATCTGCTGCTGATGGCAGCTGGCTGCCTTAACACTGTGGTAAGAGAACTCACTGACATCAAACTTGGATTTAGTGCAAAGTCGAACAGGTGGAGGAAAGATAAAACTGAATATAACATAAAAATACGTCAATACCAGTGACGTGCGGTGAGGTTTGTGGCTGGTGAGGCACTTACTCTTTCAGAGtcacatttacaaatatatgcacccaatatatttgccaactaccgattgtgtttcatatctcaTATCAGCATTCTTTCCATACACATAGCAGGTACATATTGGGCCaaggaagaatgtaaaatgtatagcgGATCAGTATGCCTcccaaaaaacaccaaggtGGATGCTACAGACAGCTAGAACAAGCGGCACAGCACCACCGCGgatgcactctctctctctcagtcacacacaggaTTGGCACACTGGTCTtacctttacttgtaaatgaaGTCCATACGCCTCTCCTTCTTATTTATTACTTCACGTTTTGATTGAAAGTCCAATTTTGAGAAATTTTTGAGCTGAGATATTACATCCTCCAtttttgcagtcagtcagagcaaaacataaaataacggACTCCTATTGAACTTTACTTGACTACGTAGAAGAAGAGCAACCACCGAACAAGAAGAAACGTGAGCTCACGTACGCCCTCTTCATTGCGGCAGAGCTACTGCCTGCCTCACCTCACCATGTATTTTCAGTGCGGCTTTATGTCAGATCCTAACACTAAATAAATGATAGACATACGTGAAATACATTACCTATTatatggaaagtgaggacatataataaaaatgtctacaatgtatgaaaacattttaataaagcattacaTTGGTAGCATACGCTGAGTAAGCAAAAGGCACGCGCTCAACCCAGTTTGCAAGGGATTGCGCAATCTGACGTGAGGCACAGCTCGGTGCTGCCTCACCTCGCTGCCTACGCTGTAACTGAACAGGAAATGCGTAAAATACAGCgattttgattataaaaatgattgaaattattcgaatcatacagaaattgcatttatagcacagatcagtggacaaatatttattttatcattagtataCATCTCATGATGGCaggtgaggatgatgacagATGACCTGACCGCACGTCCCTGGTCAATACGTCTGTCTGTCCCACCCTTGCTCTCTCCTGACATCACTACAAGAGCTTTGAGTAGCCAAAATGACAGCCCGTTTACCATTTATCCGGTGTCTTACTGCATCCTTGCTCCGCCCTCAGCGCCCGTTGCTGGGAAACCTTCGCCTGCAGTGCGCAGAGCTCCTGGAGTCTTATGGCATTTCAGTCCGCGACTCTTCAGCCCTCCACTTCCTGTGGGTTGTGGATTTCCCTCTATTCTTGCCCAAAGAAGAGCAGCCTGAGCAGCTGGAGTCGGCCCATCATCCGTTCACTGCTCCACAGCCAAAGGACACACACTTGCTCTACACAGAGCCACACAAGGTAGTCACATCGACGTGCTCATAAcctgtttcttctttgtttctaATGAATTCTTCACACGCCACGTGGGATGCATCAAGGCTTGTATTCTTTTATTCCCAGGTACATGGTCAGCATTACGACCTGGTGCTGAATGGCTGTGAGATTGGTGGAGGCTCCATCCGTATCCATAAGGCCTCAGAACAGCTTTATGTCCTGAAGAATATCCTGAAGGTCAGTCATCGTATTTTTCAGTTCAGCAAGCCTTTGGAATTGAGTGGAAGCAGTTACTGGTCCTAACTGTTGGCATCTGTCTGCTGAAGGAGGATCCCAGTCTTCTCTCTCACCTGCTGGAGTCTCTGGACTCAGGAGCGC
Protein-coding sequences here:
- the dars2 gene encoding aspartate--tRNA ligase, mitochondrial, producing MAARSRYLLHGVFRGLRCRSSARTSCQGRSLLWRPLVRHVSCSSGLCRSAPPTAGPSSLSFRSHTCGELRSDHVGEQVTLCGWVQYLRHDLFAILRDFSGLTQVLIPQEESASDLKAVLRDLTAESVIKVTGTVRQRPAGQENKKMPTGDIEVLAESVEVFNVCRKLPFEMKDFVKKSESLRMQYRYLDLRSFQMQKNLRLRSQLVMKMREYLCNVHGFVDVETPTLFKRTPGGAKEFVVPSREPGRFYSLPQSPQQFKQLLMVAGVDRYFQMARCYRDEGSKPDRQPEFTQVDIEMSFVDQAGIMSLVEGLLQYSWPAEKGLIKAPFQTMTYEEAMRDYGVDKPDTRFTMKLIDLSEDFLSTEVEFLRSALSQPGGSVQAICVPGGTKRFAGKDLEKLKQTAKTQFGQELSVVLVKADGTLKSPLKKFLSVSATEELLQRTGAKPGDLLLMAAGCLNTVRPLLGNLRLQCAELLESYGISVRDSSALHFLWVVDFPLFLPKEEQPEQLESAHHPFTAPQPKDTHLLYTEPHKVHGQHYDLVLNGCEIGGGSIRIHKASEQLYVLKNILKEDPSLLSHLLESLDSGAPPHGGIALGLDRLVSMMVGAPSIRDVIAFPKSFRGHDLMSCAPDFVSEEELKSYHISVKWPTERGGGGEGEG